The Desulfovibrio sp. TomC genome includes a window with the following:
- a CDS encoding ABC1 kinase family protein — translation MPFLRTPRRVWLTFRFLHTVFVLVRRRDRFLFLAPLPPRQLKEAVLALGVCFIKLAQVLATRADFFTEDYLAELRGIHDEVAPMSAADFKAAFNLAFCCYMPFATFDEAPIASASIGQVHAATLPDGSKVAVKLRRFGVEDRVRADIALIRAMLGVFTPFFSNATKNSVEAVLAEFSAMIVKEADLSVELANLRKFAETYSHSPVRFPVPIPQYSNVNVLVMSFETGWRIDDKAALAAANISFPAVLFALIDFYIEQMLVRGYFNADPHPGNILVRPDGGLTLLDFGMVKRLPADTRVSMIEVAKTAHDRDYEGFITACKRLGIVAAGANPCEMMEFSERMFDIFADTGLTAASMQALAFSVLDSMKDLPFKVPQDVVYVMRASTLIEGLGTSYIENFNGIKDILPRLRQNMARALEDEAGLFPTLRSELMSLPLTLRRAKTVLTDLSESNLRVKLSPETMEFAGERLRRHLRPVGTGLLLMAAAFLAALTLGEHAASVSWALFGLGALRIWTGLR, via the coding sequence ATGCCGTTCCTTCGGACTCCTCGTCGCGTCTGGCTGACCTTCCGTTTTCTCCACACCGTCTTCGTGCTGGTGCGGCGCAGGGACCGCTTTCTCTTCCTCGCCCCCCTGCCGCCGCGCCAGCTCAAGGAGGCCGTGCTGGCCCTTGGCGTGTGCTTTATCAAACTGGCCCAGGTGCTGGCCACCCGGGCCGACTTTTTTACCGAAGACTACCTGGCCGAGCTGCGCGGCATCCATGACGAAGTCGCCCCCATGTCCGCCGCCGACTTCAAGGCCGCCTTCAATCTGGCCTTTTGCTGCTACATGCCCTTTGCCACCTTCGATGAGGCCCCCATTGCCAGCGCCTCCATCGGCCAGGTGCATGCCGCCACTCTCCCTGACGGCTCCAAGGTCGCCGTCAAACTGCGCCGTTTTGGCGTCGAAGACCGTGTGCGCGCCGACATAGCCCTGATCCGGGCCATGCTTGGCGTCTTCACCCCATTTTTTTCCAACGCCACCAAGAATTCCGTCGAAGCCGTGCTGGCCGAATTCTCGGCCATGATCGTCAAGGAAGCCGACCTGTCCGTGGAACTGGCCAACCTGCGCAAATTCGCCGAGACCTACAGCCACAGCCCGGTGCGCTTTCCCGTCCCCATCCCCCAGTACAGCAACGTCAACGTCCTGGTCATGAGCTTTGAAACCGGCTGGCGCATCGACGACAAGGCGGCCCTGGCCGCCGCCAACATCTCCTTCCCCGCCGTCCTTTTCGCCCTCATCGACTTTTATATCGAACAAATGCTCGTGCGCGGCTACTTCAACGCCGACCCCCACCCCGGCAACATTCTCGTGCGCCCGGACGGCGGCCTGACGCTGCTTGACTTCGGCATGGTCAAACGCCTGCCCGCCGATACCCGCGTGTCCATGATCGAGGTGGCCAAAACCGCCCACGACCGCGACTACGAAGGCTTCATCACCGCCTGCAAACGCCTGGGCATCGTGGCCGCCGGAGCCAATCCCTGCGAAATGATGGAATTCTCCGAACGCATGTTCGACATCTTCGCCGACACCGGACTCACTGCCGCCTCCATGCAGGCCCTGGCCTTCTCGGTCCTCGACTCCATGAAGGACCTGCCGTTCAAGGTGCCCCAGGACGTCGTCTACGTCATGCGGGCCAGCACCCTGATCGAAGGCCTCGGCACCAGCTACATCGAAAACTTCAACGGCATCAAAGACATCCTGCCGCGCCTGCGCCAGAACATGGCCCGGGCCCTTGAGGACGAAGCCGGCCTGTTCCCCACCCTGCGCTCGGAACTGATGAGCCTGCCGCTGACCCTGCGCCGGGCCAAAACCGTCCTGACCGATCTGAGCGAATCCAATCTGCGGGTCAAACTCTCCCCGGAAACCATGGAGTTCGCCGGCGAACGCCTGCGCCGCCACCTGCGCCCGGTGGGAACGGGGCTCCTGCTCATGGCGGCCGCGTTCCTGGCCGCGCTGACGCTCGGCGAGCACGCGGCCTCGGTGTCCTGGGCCTTGTTTGGCCTGGGGGCGCTTCGGATCTGGACGGGACTCAGGTAA
- a CDS encoding phasin family protein: MKPVDLLSMGLGAAFLAKDKLGEVLEDLEKRGEVSRDDAKRFLDDAKSRAKQEEEAVAARVREEVKKVISDMGLATKDDIAELKALLKKKSA; encoded by the coding sequence ATGAAACCGGTCGATCTGCTCTCCATGGGCCTTGGCGCGGCCTTTCTGGCCAAGGACAAACTCGGCGAAGTCCTTGAGGATCTGGAAAAACGCGGCGAAGTTTCCCGGGATGACGCCAAGCGTTTCCTGGACGACGCCAAATCCCGGGCGAAACAGGAAGAGGAAGCCGTTGCCGCCCGCGTGCGCGAAGAAGTCAAGAAAGTCATCAGCGACATGGGACTGGCCACCAAGGACGACATCGCGGAATTAAAGGCCCTGCTCAAGAAAAAATCCGCCTGA
- a CDS encoding DUF1269 domain-containing protein, which produces MSDLIVVGYDDIFKAEEVRLKLLKMQKEYLVDLEDAVVAVKKGDGKVKLNQMYHLAASGAVGGGFWGMLIGLIFLNPILGAVVGAGAGAAAGALSDVGIDDDFMKKLAEHLQPNTSVLFVLIRKMTADKVLAELSGTGGKVLQTSLSHEDESKLQTALDAAKASA; this is translated from the coding sequence ATGAGTGATCTGATTGTCGTCGGCTATGATGATATTTTCAAGGCTGAAGAAGTTCGGCTCAAACTCCTTAAAATGCAGAAAGAGTATCTGGTCGACCTGGAAGACGCCGTGGTTGCCGTCAAAAAGGGCGACGGCAAGGTCAAACTGAACCAGATGTACCATCTGGCCGCCTCCGGAGCGGTTGGCGGCGGCTTCTGGGGCATGCTGATCGGCCTGATCTTTTTAAACCCCATCCTGGGAGCCGTGGTCGGAGCCGGGGCCGGGGCGGCGGCCGGAGCCTTGTCCGATGTCGGCATCGACGACGATTTCATGAAAAAACTGGCGGAACATTTGCAACCCAACACCTCGGTGCTGTTTGTGCTCATCCGCAAGATGACGGCGGACAAGGTCCTGGCCGAGCTGTCCGGCACCGGCGGCAAGGTGCTCCAGACCTCGTTGTCCCACGAGGACGAGAGCAAGCTGCAGACCGCCCTGGACGCGGCCAAAGCCTCGGCCTAG
- a CDS encoding NADH:flavin oxidoreductase, producing MKTLFDATTIKGRTLKNRLFRSATWERLADGDGRLTPQLLAVYEELAQGGVGAIITSALYLQATARSLPGQLGLYDAAGLDGHRRLVATAHGNGALLLGQLAFAGRDGVMWTANDPSTAVLDELPQYYARGAALAREAGYDGVQVHAAHGYFLSQFLSPAANGRTDAYGGSSEGRRALLMAIYAAVRREVGEDFLLSVKLDCRDMHETPGVFEECLGAATALDAAGIDLVEVSGLGGNKGICGGKKQAQSVFRPEAAAVAEAIAAPVILVGANRSPATMEAIANETAIAYFALSRPLLRQPDLPARWQGGSTETARCVSCGKCYDEAGNNCFFVRRAAAGEA from the coding sequence ATGAAGACATTGTTTGACGCCACGACCATCAAGGGCCGAACACTCAAAAACCGGCTGTTTCGTTCCGCCACCTGGGAACGGCTGGCCGACGGCGACGGCCGGCTCACGCCGCAACTCCTTGCCGTCTATGAGGAGCTGGCCCAAGGCGGGGTGGGGGCCATCATCACCAGCGCCCTGTACCTCCAGGCCACGGCCAGGTCGTTGCCCGGCCAGCTCGGCCTCTATGACGCCGCCGGCCTGGACGGGCACCGGCGTCTCGTGGCGACGGCCCATGGGAACGGAGCGTTGCTCCTGGGCCAACTGGCTTTTGCCGGCCGCGACGGCGTCATGTGGACGGCCAATGATCCGAGCACCGCAGTCCTGGACGAACTGCCGCAGTACTATGCCCGGGGAGCGGCCCTGGCCCGGGAGGCGGGCTACGACGGGGTGCAGGTCCACGCAGCCCACGGCTATTTCTTAAGCCAGTTCCTCAGTCCTGCGGCCAACGGCCGCACCGACGCCTACGGCGGATCGTCCGAAGGCCGCCGGGCCTTGCTCATGGCCATCTATGCGGCCGTTCGCCGGGAGGTCGGGGAGGATTTCCTGCTGTCCGTCAAGCTGGACTGCCGCGATATGCATGAAACGCCGGGCGTTTTCGAGGAATGCCTCGGCGCGGCCACGGCCCTGGACGCGGCCGGCATCGATCTGGTCGAAGTGAGCGGCCTTGGCGGCAACAAGGGGATTTGCGGCGGCAAGAAGCAAGCGCAGTCCGTGTTTCGCCCTGAGGCGGCGGCCGTGGCCGAGGCCATTGCCGCGCCAGTCATTTTGGTCGGGGCCAACCGGTCGCCGGCGACCATGGAAGCCATCGCCAACGAGACGGCCATCGCCTATTTCGCCCTGTCCCGACCGCTTCTGCGCCAGCCGGATCTGCCGGCCCGCTGGCAGGGCGGATCAACGGAGACGGCGCGTTGCGTGTCGTGCGGGAAATGTTACGACGAGGCCGGGAACAACTGCTTTTTTGTCCGGCGCGCGGCCGCCGGCGAGGCCTGA
- the greA gene encoding transcription elongation factor GreA, translating into MESIPITVEGFRRLERELERLKKERPGVILAIKEAREEGDLRENAGYEAARERQGMLEARINYIESRMSRFNVIDLNTLGGDQVIFGATVEIEDVDTGDIKKYTLLGPDEAEPSKGSISLLSPVGLALLGKSVGDEITVDAPRGKINYEIISIVFNGPIEDA; encoded by the coding sequence ATGGAAAGCATTCCTATTACCGTTGAAGGCTTCAGACGGCTGGAACGCGAGCTTGAACGGCTGAAGAAAGAACGCCCGGGCGTTATTTTGGCCATCAAGGAAGCGCGTGAAGAAGGCGACCTGCGCGAAAACGCCGGCTACGAAGCCGCCCGTGAACGCCAGGGCATGCTCGAAGCCCGCATCAACTACATCGAATCCCGCATGTCGCGCTTTAACGTCATCGATCTCAATACGTTAGGTGGCGACCAAGTCATCTTCGGGGCTACGGTTGAGATCGAAGACGTCGATACCGGCGACATCAAAAAGTACACCCTGCTTGGTCCCGACGAAGCGGAACCGAGCAAAGGCTCCATTTCGCTCCTTTCCCCTGTGGGATTGGCCCTTCTGGGCAAGTCCGTGGGTGATGAAATCACGGTGGATGCCCCGCGCGGCAAGATCAACTACGAAATCATCTCCATCGTCTTCAACGGCCCCATCGAAGACGCCTGA
- a CDS encoding nucleoside 2-deoxyribosyltransferase: MRVYLAGPLFTLAERRFMAELRDLAAVLPGVAPLWPGDLFVNDDLAGMGHTAKSHIFRGCLSALDGCDLVVAVLDGPAVDDGTAWEVGYAYARGIPAWGLRTDFRSAGDTSQSLVNCMIECSCTEIFRDVEPLLAALGRRAATSDLV, from the coding sequence ATGCGCGTCTATCTCGCGGGACCGCTTTTTACCCTGGCCGAGCGCCGCTTTATGGCCGAGTTGCGCGATCTGGCCGCAGTCTTGCCCGGCGTTGCGCCGCTGTGGCCCGGGGATCTGTTTGTCAACGATGATCTGGCCGGCATGGGGCATACCGCCAAAAGCCATATCTTCCGGGGCTGCCTGTCGGCTCTGGATGGCTGTGATCTCGTGGTCGCGGTCCTGGACGGTCCGGCCGTCGATGACGGCACGGCCTGGGAAGTCGGCTATGCCTACGCCCGGGGCATCCCGGCCTGGGGGCTGCGCACGGATTTTCGCAGCGCCGGGGATACCAGCCAGTCCCTGGTCAACTGTATGATTGAATGCTCCTGCACCGAGATCTTCCGCGATGTCGAGCCATTGCTCGCCGCCTTGGGTCGCCGGGCCGCAACGTCGGACCTTGTCTAA
- a CDS encoding FeoA family protein, producing MVVSLRKLAVNQKGCIRAVTANGEMGRRIRDMGLVPGTQIMVVGRAPLVDPVALRMRGFTLSLRNAEADYITVEAL from the coding sequence ATGGTAGTGTCTTTGCGAAAACTGGCCGTCAATCAGAAAGGCTGCATTCGGGCCGTCACGGCCAATGGCGAGATGGGGCGGCGCATCCGCGACATGGGCCTTGTGCCCGGTACCCAGATCATGGTGGTCGGACGCGCCCCGCTGGTCGATCCGGTTGCCCTGCGGATGCGCGGGTTCACCTTGTCGCTTCGCAACGCCGAAGCCGACTATATTACGGTGGAGGCGCTCTAA
- the feoB gene encoding ferrous iron transport protein B, producing the protein MGTTIRVAVSGQPNCGKSTMFNAITGGSARVGNYPGITVDRLEGLYRQNGYDIHLVDLPGTYSLTSYSLEELVARNVIVDEHPDVVINMIDATALERSLYLAVQFMEIGAPMVLGLNMMDEVKRNGVTIDVQKLSQLLGVPVIPCVARMGQGREELMQAVAAAYKEGGGTWKPIRLSYGPELDPVIERMTRIIEEDGFLTSRHDPRWVAIKYLEADEQVMAEGRAAGATAERLEAICKEAEIHTRQHCAATPDAIIADWRYGFINGLLKQGVVTGGDELRRTSSDSIDRIVTHKVFGPVIMLAVLWFMFQITFTIGAYPQSWVKAGFEWLAGLGTTYLPEGNLQSLIVSGMIGGVGSVLGFTPLICIMFAMLVFLEDLGYMARVAYMMDRVLRIFGLHGMSVMPLIMSGGIPGGCAVPGVMSARTLRSPRERLATILTAPFMVCGAKTTAYLMLVAAFFPDNPTQAMFFVVLAAWGFVLIVSRLLRWTVIKGESTPFVMEIPPYRLPTLRGVATHTLERVWQYVKKAGTVILAVSILMWAIMTFPKLSAETVAGFDAKRLEAVEQIKAANPEASQEELTALTEDATKAIDDQQNEEALKNSVGGRMSAFVRPVTDLAGFPWQANVALLGGFAAKEVFVSTMATAYSMGAVDPEQSDSLSERLAADPAWSLPAILSVFTFMLLYTPCMVTVVAIARETNWKWAAFSVFGSMTFAFIMAAAVYRLAGLFA; encoded by the coding sequence ATGGGCACGACCATCCGCGTGGCTGTATCCGGCCAGCCCAACTGCGGCAAATCCACGATGTTTAACGCCATTACCGGCGGCTCGGCCCGGGTGGGCAACTACCCCGGCATTACCGTCGACCGCCTGGAAGGGCTGTATCGGCAAAACGGCTATGACATCCATTTGGTGGACCTCCCCGGCACCTACTCCCTGACCTCCTATTCCCTGGAGGAGCTGGTCGCCCGCAACGTCATCGTGGACGAACATCCCGACGTGGTCATCAACATGATCGACGCCACGGCCCTGGAGCGCAGCCTCTATCTGGCCGTGCAGTTCATGGAAATCGGCGCGCCCATGGTCCTTGGCCTCAACATGATGGACGAGGTCAAGCGCAACGGGGTGACCATCGACGTCCAGAAGCTGTCCCAGCTTCTGGGCGTGCCGGTCATTCCCTGCGTGGCCCGGATGGGGCAGGGCCGCGAGGAACTCATGCAGGCCGTGGCGGCCGCCTACAAGGAAGGGGGCGGGACCTGGAAGCCCATCCGCCTGTCCTACGGCCCGGAACTTGATCCGGTCATCGAGCGCATGACCAGGATCATCGAGGAAGACGGGTTCCTGACCAGTCGCCATGATCCTCGCTGGGTGGCCATAAAATATCTTGAAGCCGACGAGCAGGTCATGGCCGAAGGCCGGGCCGCCGGCGCGACGGCGGAGCGGTTGGAAGCCATCTGCAAAGAGGCCGAAATCCACACCCGCCAGCACTGCGCCGCCACTCCTGACGCCATCATCGCCGACTGGCGCTACGGCTTCATCAACGGCCTGCTCAAACAGGGGGTCGTGACCGGCGGCGACGAACTGCGCCGCACCTCGTCCGATTCCATTGACCGCATTGTGACCCACAAGGTGTTTGGTCCCGTCATCATGCTGGCCGTCTTGTGGTTCATGTTCCAGATCACCTTCACCATCGGGGCCTATCCCCAGAGCTGGGTGAAAGCCGGCTTTGAGTGGCTGGCCGGCCTGGGCACGACGTATCTCCCGGAAGGCAATCTGCAATCCCTGATCGTTTCCGGCATGATCGGCGGCGTGGGATCGGTTTTGGGTTTCACACCGCTTATCTGCATCATGTTCGCTATGCTCGTGTTCCTGGAAGACCTCGGCTACATGGCCCGGGTGGCCTATATGATGGACCGTGTGCTGCGGATTTTCGGCCTGCACGGCATGTCGGTCATGCCGTTGATCATGTCCGGCGGCATCCCTGGCGGCTGCGCCGTGCCGGGCGTCATGAGCGCCCGGACCCTGCGCAGTCCCCGGGAGCGTCTGGCCACCATCCTGACCGCGCCGTTTATGGTCTGCGGGGCCAAAACCACGGCTTACCTCATGCTCGTGGCCGCTTTTTTCCCGGACAATCCGACCCAGGCCATGTTCTTCGTGGTCCTGGCCGCCTGGGGTTTCGTCCTGATCGTGTCGCGGCTTCTGCGCTGGACCGTGATCAAGGGCGAGTCCACGCCCTTTGTCATGGAGATTCCGCCCTATCGCCTGCCCACGCTGCGCGGCGTGGCCACCCACACGCTGGAGCGGGTCTGGCAGTATGTCAAAAAGGCCGGCACCGTGATTCTGGCCGTGTCCATCCTCATGTGGGCGATTATGACCTTTCCCAAGCTGTCTGCGGAAACCGTGGCCGGCTTTGACGCAAAGCGGTTGGAGGCGGTGGAGCAGATCAAGGCGGCCAATCCTGAGGCCTCCCAGGAGGAACTGACGGCTTTGACCGAGGACGCCACCAAGGCAATTGACGACCAGCAAAACGAAGAGGCCCTTAAAAACTCCGTGGGCGGACGGATGAGTGCGTTCGTGCGCCCGGTCACCGATCTGGCCGGCTTCCCCTGGCAGGCCAATGTGGCGCTGCTGGGCGGGTTTGCGGCCAAGGAGGTCTTTGTCTCCACCATGGCCACGGCCTATTCCATGGGCGCGGTGGACCCGGAGCAGTCGGATTCGCTCAGCGAGCGGCTGGCCGCTGATCCGGCCTGGAGCCTGCCGGCCATCTTAAGCGTCTTTACCTTCATGCTGCTCTATACGCCCTGCATGGTCACGGTGGTGGCCATTGCCAGGGAAACCAACTGGAAGTGGGCCGCCTTCTCGGTGTTTGGTTCCATGACCTTTGCCTTTATCATGGCCGCTGCCGTCTACCGCCTTGCCGGACTCTTTGCCTGA
- the purU gene encoding formyltetrahydrofolate deformylase → MAATARLRITCPDRPGIVSAVTTFLYTHGANIIDLDQHSTDPEGGTFFMRLEFYTPYMDVSRTALETAFGEVVGNRFAMDWRLSYSDEPKRTAILVSRHDHCLMELLWRYARQELPCRLSMVIGNHEDPREAVEQFGVPYHCVPVGDGGMAEAEGRMAELLGPDIDLVVLARYMRVLSADFLRPYETRVINIHHSFLPAFVGADPYRQAHEKGVKLIGATAHYVTAELDAGPIIEQDTARVTHRHSVADLKAMGSELERTVLARAVTWHLEDRVIVFGNKTVVFR, encoded by the coding sequence ATGGCCGCAACCGCCCGCCTGCGCATCACCTGCCCGGACCGACCCGGCATTGTTTCTGCCGTCACCACGTTTCTGTACACCCACGGGGCCAACATTATCGACCTGGACCAGCACTCCACCGACCCCGAAGGCGGCACCTTCTTCATGCGCCTGGAGTTTTATACGCCCTATATGGATGTGTCCCGGACCGCCTTGGAAACGGCTTTCGGTGAAGTGGTGGGCAACCGCTTTGCCATGGACTGGCGGCTGTCGTATTCCGACGAACCCAAGCGCACGGCCATCCTGGTCTCGCGCCACGACCACTGCCTCATGGAACTGCTGTGGCGCTACGCCCGCCAGGAACTGCCCTGCCGGCTGTCCATGGTCATCGGCAACCACGAGGACCCGCGCGAAGCCGTGGAACAGTTCGGCGTGCCCTACCACTGCGTGCCGGTCGGCGACGGCGGCATGGCCGAGGCCGAAGGCCGCATGGCCGAACTGCTTGGCCCGGACATCGATCTCGTGGTCCTGGCCCGTTACATGCGCGTCCTGTCGGCCGACTTCCTGCGGCCCTACGAAACCCGGGTGATCAATATTCACCATTCCTTCCTGCCGGCCTTTGTCGGCGCCGATCCCTACCGCCAGGCCCACGAAAAAGGCGTGAAGCTGATCGGGGCCACGGCCCATTACGTGACCGCCGAACTCGACGCCGGGCCGATCATCGAACAGGACACGGCCCGGGTGACCCACCGCCACAGCGTGGCCGACCTCAAGGCCATGGGCAGCGAACTGGAACGCACCGTCCTGGCCCGGGCCGTCACCTGGCACCTGGAAGACCGGGTTATCGTTTTTGGGAACAAGACCGTGGTATTTCGGTAG
- the ald gene encoding alanine dehydrogenase: protein MIIGIPKEIKTLENRVAMTPGAVETLVRRGHAVLVETGAGQGSGLTDEQYAAAGAKLVGVAEAWGGDMVIKVKEPIACEYKYLRKGLLLFTYLHLAADRALTEALLSSGVTGVAYETVQLADGTLPLLVPMSEVAGRMAPQVGAHALEKSQGGRGVLLGGVPGVPQASVVVVGAGVVGSNAAKIAVGMGAQVTVLDVNHARLQYLDDIYQGRIVTSASNEANIRKAVTYADLVIGAVLIPGAKAPHLVTRDMLPTMKEGSVIVDVAVDQGGCVETIKATTHDAPTYVIDGVVHYGVANMPGAVPRTSTYALCNQTLPYALKLAAKGVEALRGDAALAAGLNTIDGKLTYAGVAEALGLELTPLSAALA from the coding sequence ATGATTATCGGGATCCCAAAAGAAATTAAGACCCTGGAAAATCGCGTGGCCATGACCCCGGGCGCGGTGGAAACGCTGGTGCGCCGGGGCCATGCCGTGCTGGTGGAAACCGGAGCCGGCCAGGGCTCGGGCCTGACCGACGAGCAGTACGCGGCCGCCGGGGCCAAGCTCGTTGGCGTCGCCGAAGCCTGGGGCGGGGATATGGTCATCAAGGTCAAGGAGCCGATTGCTTGTGAATACAAGTATCTGCGCAAGGGGCTGCTCCTTTTTACCTACCTCCATCTGGCGGCGGACCGGGCGCTGACCGAAGCGCTTTTGTCCTCGGGCGTCACGGGCGTGGCCTATGAAACCGTGCAGCTGGCCGACGGCACCCTGCCGCTGCTCGTGCCCATGAGCGAAGTGGCCGGGCGCATGGCCCCCCAGGTGGGCGCCCACGCCCTGGAAAAATCCCAGGGCGGGCGCGGCGTGCTGCTTGGCGGCGTGCCGGGCGTGCCGCAGGCCTCGGTGGTGGTGGTCGGGGCCGGCGTGGTCGGTTCCAACGCGGCCAAGATCGCCGTGGGCATGGGCGCGCAGGTGACGGTCCTTGACGTCAACCACGCCCGCCTCCAGTACCTTGACGACATCTACCAGGGCCGCATCGTCACTTCGGCCAGCAACGAGGCCAATATCCGCAAGGCCGTGACCTACGCCGATCTGGTCATCGGCGCAGTGCTCATCCCCGGGGCCAAGGCCCCGCACCTGGTCACCCGGGACATGCTGCCCACCATGAAGGAAGGCTCGGTCATCGTGGACGTGGCCGTGGACCAGGGTGGTTGTGTGGAGACGATCAAGGCCACCACCCACGACGCGCCCACCTACGTTATTGACGGCGTGGTCCACTACGGCGTGGCCAACATGCCGGGGGCCGTGCCGCGCACCTCCACCTACGCCCTGTGCAACCAGACCCTGCCCTATGCCCTGAAACTGGCGGCCAAGGGCGTTGAGGCCTTGCGCGGGGACGCTGCCCTGGCGGCGGGACTCAACACCATCGACGGCAAGTTGACCTATGCCGGCGTGGCTGAGGCCCTGGGGCTGGAGCTGACGCCGCTGTCGGCTGCTTTGGCGTAA
- a CDS encoding ABC transporter substrate-binding protein translates to MKRSWLIALFCVLGLAAPALAADTIKLGFNIPLTGDIPDVGESSKNAAEMLKKKINDAGGLRVGDKSYMLEFVYEDNESKAESALSATRKLITQDNVLGMVGPQSSKQAVPAAEAANELKTPMMAPWSTNPNTTKARPFVFRGCFLDTFQGPTAAKFASEEFKAKKAAVLYDIASDYPKGLAEDFKTAFEKINGPGSVVAFETFTTKDVDFSAQLTNIAKSGAEVLFVPQYYNEVPLIVQQAKSLGFNKPVLGSDSWGSGDLMGLCGDTCKGFFFVTHYAAAGAKGKTKEFIDAYTTQYKKTPDDVAALTWDSANLMLAAVQSMGALSGDMAKDREGLMKAMAGIKKFEGITGDMSYPATGDHDPIKCAVVVKIDDAGKFAFYKSVCP, encoded by the coding sequence ATGAAGAGGTCCTGGCTGATTGCCCTTTTTTGCGTTCTCGGGCTGGCTGCGCCGGCTCTGGCGGCCGACACCATCAAATTGGGCTTCAATATCCCGCTGACCGGCGATATCCCGGACGTGGGCGAGTCGTCCAAGAACGCCGCCGAAATGCTCAAGAAAAAAATCAACGATGCCGGCGGACTCAGAGTCGGCGACAAAAGCTACATGCTCGAATTCGTCTATGAGGACAATGAATCCAAGGCCGAGTCGGCCCTGTCCGCCACCCGCAAGCTCATCACCCAGGACAACGTGCTCGGCATGGTCGGTCCCCAGTCCAGCAAGCAGGCCGTGCCCGCCGCTGAAGCCGCCAACGAGCTGAAGACCCCCATGATGGCCCCCTGGTCCACCAACCCCAACACCACCAAGGCCCGGCCCTTTGTCTTCCGCGGCTGCTTCCTGGACACCTTCCAGGGCCCCACCGCCGCCAAGTTCGCCTCCGAGGAATTCAAGGCCAAAAAGGCCGCGGTCCTCTACGACATCGCCTCGGACTATCCCAAGGGACTGGCCGAAGACTTCAAGACCGCTTTCGAAAAGATCAACGGCCCCGGCTCCGTGGTGGCCTTTGAAACCTTTACCACCAAGGACGTCGACTTCTCGGCCCAGCTGACCAACATCGCCAAGTCCGGCGCCGAGGTCCTGTTCGTTCCCCAGTACTACAACGAAGTGCCGCTGATCGTGCAGCAGGCCAAGTCGCTCGGCTTCAACAAGCCCGTGCTCGGCAGCGACTCCTGGGGCTCCGGCGACCTGATGGGCCTTTGCGGCGACACCTGCAAGGGCTTTTTCTTCGTCACCCACTACGCCGCCGCCGGCGCCAAGGGCAAGACCAAGGAATTCATCGACGCCTACACCACCCAGTACAAGAAGACCCCGGACGACGTGGCCGCCCTGACCTGGGACAGCGCCAACCTGATGCTGGCCGCCGTCCAGTCCATGGGCGCGCTTTCCGGCGACATGGCCAAGGACCGCGAGGGCCTCATGAAGGCCATGGCCGGCATCAAGAAGTTTGAAGGCATCACCGGCGACATGTCCTACCCGGCCACCGGCGACCATGATCCCATCAAGTGCGCCGTGGTCGTCAAGATCGACGACGCCGGCAAGTTCGCCTTCTACAAGTCTGTTTGCCCGTAA